A part of Geoanaerobacter pelophilus genomic DNA contains:
- a CDS encoding Ni/Fe hydrogenase subunit alpha produces the protein MNRISIDPITRLEGHGKIDIFLNEEGDVANAYFQVPELRGFERFCVGRQAEEMPVITNRICGVCPEAHHMAATKALDALFAADPPPAAKKLRELFYSAFYVTDHTTHFYALGGPDFIMGPDAPPGERNILGVIRKVGLDIGRQVIECRARNHHVIKTVGGRSIHPVAGLPGGWSRPITESERDEIVGIAQKNIDFALFTLQVFEDLVLKNQAYVDLITADTYTHKTYYMGLVDGQNRVNFYDGTVRVVGPDGDERVRYPAKDYASHIAERVEPWTYLKYPYLKDVGWKGFVDGPESGVYAASPLSRLNVSDCMATPRAQEQYELFYETLGSGKVNGRYKPVHYRLATHWARLVELLYAAERMLELANDPEITSPDLRTVPGAVIGCGIGCVEAPRGTLTHHYEADERGVLTRVNMIVGTTNNYAPMTMSIKKAAQQIITKGKVVEEGMLNRIEMAFRLYDPCLSCATHAAVGRMPLSVNIRDLSGEIIRTVSRG, from the coding sequence ATGAACCGAATCTCGATAGATCCCATTACCAGGCTTGAAGGACACGGAAAGATTGATATTTTCCTTAACGAAGAGGGGGACGTAGCTAACGCCTACTTCCAGGTGCCGGAGCTTCGCGGCTTCGAGCGGTTCTGCGTCGGTCGTCAAGCTGAAGAGATGCCGGTCATAACCAACCGCATCTGCGGGGTCTGCCCCGAAGCTCATCATATGGCAGCAACAAAGGCACTGGATGCCCTTTTTGCTGCTGACCCGCCGCCCGCCGCCAAAAAGCTGCGGGAGCTTTTTTACTCGGCTTTTTATGTTACGGACCACACCACCCACTTCTATGCTCTGGGTGGGCCGGACTTTATCATGGGGCCAGATGCCCCGCCAGGTGAACGCAATATCCTCGGCGTAATCAGAAAAGTCGGGCTGGATATCGGCAGGCAGGTGATAGAGTGCCGTGCCCGCAACCATCATGTCATCAAGACTGTGGGGGGGCGAAGCATTCACCCGGTTGCCGGCCTCCCCGGCGGCTGGAGCCGTCCGATTACAGAGAGCGAACGGGATGAGATTGTTGGTATTGCTCAGAAGAATATCGACTTTGCCCTGTTCACCCTGCAGGTCTTCGAGGATCTGGTACTCAAAAACCAGGCTTACGTTGACCTGATCACTGCCGATACTTACACCCACAAGACATATTACATGGGACTGGTTGATGGACAGAACCGGGTGAACTTCTATGACGGTACCGTACGAGTCGTTGGACCGGACGGGGACGAACGGGTCAGGTACCCTGCGAAGGATTACGCCTCCCACATCGCCGAGCGGGTGGAACCCTGGACCTACCTCAAATACCCCTATCTCAAGGATGTCGGCTGGAAAGGGTTTGTGGACGGCCCTGAAAGCGGTGTCTATGCCGCTTCGCCGCTCTCCCGGCTGAATGTTTCCGACTGCATGGCCACTCCCAGGGCTCAGGAACAGTATGAACTTTTTTACGAGACATTGGGCAGTGGCAAGGTCAATGGCCGTTACAAGCCGGTTCACTATCGGCTGGCAACTCATTGGGCGCGGCTGGTGGAACTACTCTACGCTGCCGAGCGGATGCTGGAGCTGGCCAACGATCCAGAGATAACCTCCCCTGATCTCAGGACCGTACCCGGCGCCGTTATCGGTTGTGGTATAGGGTGTGTGGAGGCTCCGCGCGGAACCCTCACCCACCATTACGAGGCCGATGAGCGGGGGGTGCTGACCAGAGTAAACATGATCGTCGGCACTACCAATAACTACGCCCCCATGACCATGTCGATCAAGAAGGCAGCCCAGCAGATCATCACCAAAGGGAAGGTGGTCGAAGAGGGAATGCTGAACCGGATCGAAATGGCCTTCAGGCTGTATGACCCGTGCCTTTCCTGTGCCACCCATGCCGCAGTCGGCAGGATGCCGCTCAGCGTCAATATCCGCGATCTGTCGGGCGAAATCATCCGCACTGTGAGCAGAGGGTGA
- a CDS encoding hydrogenase maturation protease: protein MRTIVVGLGNPILSDDSVGIKVAALVKQAIPENAGVDVVEAYAGGLRLMEAIAGYERAIIVDAMKTGLHKPGTVQMLSLESLTKTRNTLCTHDGDLSTALALGSDLGLALPGLVEIMGIEADDVESFSEELSSGVSMALPLAVADILCRCGIFESEYTID, encoded by the coding sequence ATGCGCACCATCGTAGTTGGACTGGGCAACCCGATCCTTTCTGACGACAGCGTAGGGATCAAGGTTGCCGCATTGGTCAAGCAGGCTATCCCGGAAAATGCCGGGGTAGATGTTGTTGAAGCGTATGCCGGAGGTCTCAGGTTGATGGAGGCTATTGCCGGTTACGAACGGGCGATCATCGTGGATGCAATGAAGACCGGCTTACACAAGCCGGGCACAGTTCAGATGCTCTCGCTGGAATCATTAACCAAGACCCGCAATACCCTCTGTACCCATGACGGTGATCTCTCCACAGCCCTTGCGCTGGGCAGCGATCTGGGGCTGGCGCTTCCCGGTCTTGTTGAGATTATGGGGATTGAAGCCGACGATGTTGAAAGCTTCAGCGAGGAACTCAGCAGTGGAGTGAGCATGGCTCTTCCGCTGGCAGTGGCGGATATCCTTTGCCGCTGCGGTATTTTTGAATCTGAATACACTATTGATTAA
- a CDS encoding CoB--CoM heterodisulfide reductase iron-sulfur subunit A family protein, with the protein MKIGVYFCNCGTNITDRIDPDKVRDKLKSSGMMSYFKTCPFLCSEDGKGFLEQDLQEEKPDRIVIAACSPRDHEATFMRVMEPAGMNPYLMQMVNIREQVAWVTEDPEKAVNKAAVAIKAALRRVELHELLEKQELEASSAVLVIGAGPAGLKAALTLAEAGRKVTLVEKTPVIGGLPVLFEELFPNMECGPCMLEPVMGEILHGEHAENIELLTMAELSEVAGYFGNFEVKIRQKPRYVDIHQCIGCGECFEPCPVSGTNPFNNNMDEKKAIGFTFMGALPNAPYLDPSLCTRFTEGSDCTACSAACPMGEGVVVFDDQEKIIERQVGAIMVATGSSLYDCSSIDNLGYGRLPDVKTALEFERILASNGPTGGEVVTSTGESPGSVVFVHCVGSLDDDHKPYCSGICCQYAFKFNHLLESKLPDAEIVHLYKEIVSPGKEEYALHRAARDNHKAKFIRYDRIADLVVASEDGCQQIRLPDGSNFNADMIVLCPAVVPSSDTVKLGTMLDVSLDRFGFFEELHGRMDSSRSKIRGVYLSGACQAPADIQRATNQAMAASGFILSELVEGRKIELDPLFASVYPEKCAGCKVCMSVCPYRAISFDAENSVSVVNAVLCHGCGTCVAACPMGAIKANHFTSAMILAEIEGALK; encoded by the coding sequence ATGAAAATCGGCGTATACTTCTGCAACTGCGGTACGAATATTACCGACAGGATTGATCCAGACAAAGTCAGGGACAAGCTGAAATCTTCCGGCATGATGTCTTATTTCAAGACCTGCCCGTTTCTCTGCTCGGAGGATGGCAAGGGTTTTCTGGAACAGGATCTTCAAGAGGAAAAACCGGACCGGATTGTCATAGCCGCTTGTTCACCCAGGGACCATGAGGCTACTTTCATGCGGGTGATGGAGCCGGCTGGTATGAATCCGTATTTGATGCAGATGGTAAATATCCGTGAACAGGTCGCCTGGGTCACCGAAGATCCTGAAAAAGCGGTCAACAAGGCAGCGGTGGCAATCAAAGCCGCGCTCAGGCGTGTGGAACTTCATGAACTGCTTGAAAAGCAGGAGCTGGAGGCCTCTTCAGCTGTGCTGGTAATCGGAGCCGGTCCGGCCGGTCTCAAGGCGGCGCTGACCCTGGCTGAAGCTGGACGGAAGGTGACTCTGGTGGAGAAAACTCCGGTGATCGGCGGGTTGCCTGTTTTGTTTGAGGAGCTGTTTCCCAACATGGAGTGCGGACCCTGCATGCTTGAGCCGGTCATGGGGGAGATCCTGCACGGTGAGCATGCTGAAAACATTGAGCTTCTTACCATGGCCGAACTAAGTGAGGTAGCCGGCTATTTCGGGAATTTCGAGGTCAAGATCCGGCAGAAGCCCCGTTATGTCGACATTCATCAGTGTATCGGGTGCGGTGAGTGTTTTGAGCCATGCCCCGTCAGCGGAACGAATCCGTTCAATAATAATATGGACGAGAAAAAGGCCATTGGTTTCACCTTCATGGGGGCTCTCCCCAATGCGCCGTATCTCGATCCGTCCCTTTGCACCCGCTTTACTGAGGGTTCCGACTGTACTGCTTGCAGTGCGGCCTGCCCCATGGGTGAAGGTGTTGTTGTTTTTGACGACCAGGAAAAAATCATCGAGCGGCAGGTTGGCGCCATAATGGTTGCAACCGGTTCGTCGCTCTATGATTGCTCCAGCATCGACAACCTAGGTTATGGCCGTCTTCCTGATGTTAAAACCGCCCTCGAGTTTGAGCGGATTCTTGCTTCAAACGGTCCGACCGGGGGGGAGGTGGTAACATCAACCGGAGAATCGCCGGGATCAGTGGTGTTCGTTCACTGCGTCGGATCACTCGACGATGACCACAAGCCGTACTGTTCGGGAATCTGCTGTCAATATGCCTTCAAGTTCAACCACCTTCTGGAGTCAAAACTTCCGGATGCAGAGATTGTTCATCTCTACAAAGAGATCGTCTCTCCCGGCAAGGAGGAGTATGCCTTGCACCGTGCCGCCCGGGATAACCACAAAGCAAAGTTCATCAGGTATGACCGCATTGCTGACCTTGTGGTTGCCAGCGAAGATGGCTGCCAGCAAATCCGCCTGCCGGACGGTAGCAACTTCAACGCTGATATGATTGTGCTTTGCCCGGCAGTGGTTCCCAGCTCCGACACGGTAAAACTTGGAACTATGCTGGACGTTTCCCTTGACCGCTTCGGCTTTTTCGAGGAACTCCACGGGCGAATGGATTCATCCCGCAGTAAGATACGTGGGGTCTACCTTTCCGGGGCATGCCAGGCACCGGCAGATATCCAGAGAGCAACCAATCAGGCCATGGCAGCCTCCGGATTTATCCTGTCCGAACTGGTCGAGGGGCGGAAGATCGAGCTAGATCCGCTGTTTGCCTCGGTCTATCCGGAAAAATGCGCCGGATGCAAGGTCTGCATGAGTGTCTGCCCTTACCGGGCCATAAGTTTTGATGCAGAAAACAGCGTGTCAGTGGTAAACGCGGTGCTCTGCCACGGGTGCGGCACCTGTGTCGCAGCCTGTCCCATGGGCGCTATCAAGGCAAATCACTTTACCAGCGCCATGATTCTGGCTGAAATCGAGGGGGCGTTGAAATGA
- a CDS encoding hydrogenase iron-sulfur subunit, with translation MSATTCLEKDTPETNVDVEFEPKIVGFLCNWCSYAGADKAGSSQTPYPPNVSIIKIMCTGRMDPQFVMKAFRGGADGVIVLACHPGDCHYKEGNLRAAQRHAMLVRLLEQMGIERERCRFDYVSAGEGEKYVQVITEMVATVKQLGTLSLSD, from the coding sequence ATGAGCGCAACGACATGCCTAGAGAAAGATACACCCGAGACCAATGTGGATGTCGAATTCGAACCGAAGATTGTCGGCTTCCTTTGCAACTGGTGTTCCTACGCCGGAGCAGATAAGGCCGGTTCTTCTCAAACACCATACCCGCCCAATGTCAGCATCATCAAGATCATGTGTACCGGCAGGATGGACCCCCAGTTTGTAATGAAAGCCTTCAGAGGTGGAGCGGACGGGGTGATTGTCCTGGCATGCCATCCCGGAGATTGCCACTACAAGGAGGGGAATCTCCGGGCTGCCCAGCGTCACGCCATGCTTGTCAGGTTACTGGAGCAGATGGGAATAGAGAGGGAGCGCTGCCGTTTTGATTACGTTTCCGCCGGCGAGGGCGAGAAATACGTCCAGGTAATCACCGAGATGGTTGCAACTGTTAAACAACTGGGTACACTGTCATTATCTGATTAG
- a CDS encoding sulfurtransferase TusA family protein — MPVQQLDARGLKCPQPTLKVTVMASKMKPGDVLEVVADCATFEKDVRDWCARSKKTLLWFKEDGTAKRCQIQF; from the coding sequence ATGCCTGTCCAACAACTCGACGCACGCGGACTGAAGTGTCCGCAACCGACACTAAAGGTTACTGTCATGGCATCAAAAATGAAACCCGGCGATGTGCTTGAAGTGGTCGCCGACTGTGCCACCTTTGAAAAGGATGTCCGAGACTGGTGTGCCCGTTCCAAGAAAACCCTGCTCTGGTTCAAGGAAGACGGGACTGCAAAGCGTTGTCAGATCCAGTTCTAA
- a CDS encoding response regulator, translating to MDVSYSFSVNEQMKSKGRTILLVEDNLDDAFLTQRALKKANIINAIYWVKDGVEALDYLVRCLERSEKLPSLVLLDIHMPRLTGIEVLRKIRSDERTNLLPVVIFSSSSQESDLIACYSLGVNSYIQKPIDFDQFEQVVSSIGYYWMLFNHGPTHKFDR from the coding sequence ATGGATGTTTCCTATTCATTCAGTGTAAATGAGCAGATGAAATCCAAAGGCAGGACTATTCTTCTCGTCGAGGATAATCTCGATGATGCCTTTTTAACCCAGAGAGCTCTGAAAAAAGCCAATATTATAAATGCAATCTATTGGGTCAAGGATGGCGTCGAAGCGCTCGATTACCTGGTGAGATGCCTTGAGCGGAGTGAAAAACTGCCAAGTCTGGTACTCCTCGATATTCACATGCCGCGACTGACCGGCATCGAGGTGTTACGGAAAATCCGTTCTGACGAGAGAACCAACTTATTACCGGTGGTTATCTTTTCCTCTTCCTCCCAGGAGAGTGATCTGATTGCCTGTTATAGCCTTGGGGTCAACAGCTATATTCAGAAACCGATCGACTTTGATCAGTTCGAGCAGGTGGTTTCATCTATTGGATATTACTGGATGCTTTTCAATCATGGCCCAACACATAAATTTGACAGGTAG
- a CDS encoding NADH peroxidase, whose amino-acid sequence MKKYVCTICGYIHEGDAPPTECPQCKAPADKFVLKVEGDLSWADEHKIGIAQGIDQEIIEGLKRNFMGECTEVGMYLAMSRQADREGYPEVAEAYKRIALEEAEHAAKFAELLGEVVMADTKTNLTMRVDAENGACKGKKDLATKAKQLNYDAIHDTVHEMCKDEARHGQVFAGLLKRYF is encoded by the coding sequence ATGAAGAAATATGTCTGTACTATTTGCGGCTACATCCATGAGGGCGACGCTCCCCCAACCGAGTGTCCACAATGCAAGGCTCCAGCAGATAAGTTTGTCCTCAAAGTGGAAGGTGACCTTAGTTGGGCCGATGAACACAAGATCGGCATTGCCCAAGGTATCGATCAGGAGATCATCGAAGGACTGAAGAGGAACTTCATGGGCGAATGTACTGAAGTCGGCATGTACCTGGCAATGAGCCGTCAGGCCGACCGCGAAGGATACCCTGAAGTCGCTGAAGCCTACAAAAGGATCGCGTTAGAGGAAGCTGAGCATGCTGCCAAGTTTGCCGAGTTGTTAGGTGAAGTTGTAATGGCAGACACCAAGACCAACCTTACAATGCGTGTCGATGCCGAGAATGGGGCCTGCAAAGGTAAAAAGGACTTGGCGACCAAAGCCAAACAACTCAACTACGATGCCATTCATGACACTGTTCATGAAATGTGTAAAGATGAAGCCCGCCACGGACAAGTCTTCGCCGGACTCTTGAAGCGCTACTTTTGA
- a CDS encoding YaiI/YqxD family protein yields the protein MKIWIDADACPRVIKDIVFRASERLSLRVTLVANTSLSKHNTALIESIVVADGFDKADDYIVENAAVEDLVITADIPLAARVVAKGSIALDPRGELYTEENVGERLSMRDLMMELRSEGVVQGGPSQFSLTDRQRFASSLDRLLTQMLRGKRPV from the coding sequence CTGAAAATATGGATTGATGCCGATGCCTGCCCACGGGTTATCAAGGATATCGTCTTTCGTGCCTCAGAACGACTCAGTTTGCGGGTAACACTTGTAGCAAACACGAGTCTCTCCAAACACAACACAGCCCTTATTGAATCCATAGTCGTCGCTGACGGTTTTGACAAGGCTGATGACTATATTGTCGAGAATGCAGCGGTAGAAGACCTGGTGATAACCGCCGACATCCCCTTGGCGGCAAGGGTAGTTGCCAAAGGCAGCATTGCTTTGGACCCGAGAGGTGAACTGTACACCGAGGAAAATGTTGGGGAAAGACTCTCCATGCGAGACCTGATGATGGAACTGCGTTCGGAAGGGGTCGTTCAGGGAGGGCCAAGCCAGTTTAGCCTTACTGACCGGCAGCGCTTTGCCTCATCCCTTGACCGGTTGCTCACCCAAATGCTGCGCGGTAAGCGGCCTGTCTAG
- a CDS encoding YheU family protein, with product MPGGWRGSAFGTYRPDVLQNLIAEFVTREWEELGNSCHTLDDKILQVRQQLHENKAKIVFDLKTNTCNIVPNKG from the coding sequence ATGCCAGGAGGATGGCGTGGAAGTGCCTTTGGAACGTATCGCCCCGATGTCTTGCAAAACCTGATTGCCGAGTTTGTTACCAGAGAATGGGAGGAACTGGGCAACTCCTGCCACACACTGGACGATAAAATTCTGCAGGTACGCCAGCAGTTGCATGAAAACAAGGCCAAGATAGTTTTCGATTTAAAAACGAATACCTGTAATATCGTGCCGAACAAAGGATAA
- a CDS encoding GreA/GreB family elongation factor: protein MLNIDKQELLQKIISQLTDDLHVLLTAAKTAHAAATHEENIPDNKYDTLALEASYVAQGQANRAREIRKSIEIYKQLKLYEANDETIRLTSLVALEDPLGARKLVFIGPIEGGLKIEHQGQEIVLITPGSPMGRELIGKCVGDSVEIEAGICRTEYDIVEVC, encoded by the coding sequence ATGCTGAACATTGACAAGCAGGAACTTCTGCAGAAGATAATCTCACAGCTCACCGACGATCTGCATGTTCTTCTGACCGCGGCCAAGACTGCCCACGCGGCAGCAACCCACGAAGAGAACATTCCTGACAACAAGTATGACACGCTTGCCCTGGAAGCATCGTATGTGGCCCAAGGGCAGGCTAATCGCGCCCGAGAAATACGGAAATCGATAGAGATTTACAAACAACTAAAACTGTACGAGGCAAACGATGAGACTATTCGCCTGACCTCGCTAGTCGCCTTGGAGGATCCCTTGGGTGCGAGAAAACTGGTATTCATCGGACCAATCGAAGGGGGTTTGAAGATCGAGCATCAAGGACAAGAAATCGTGTTGATTACCCCAGGCTCGCCCATGGGACGAGAGCTTATTGGCAAATGCGTTGGAGATTCTGTCGAGATCGAGGCGGGCATCTGCCGCACGGAGTATGACATTGTCGAAGTTTGTTGA